The genome window AAATAGGACCGCTACGCACAGGAATTGCATTTTTTACAGGAGGAATTCCATGCGTGATCGGTTAAGTGATGAATCGTGATAAATTGCCAATATTTTAGTAAATTATTGACTAAAAACATGATTTGATATTCGGGGCTATAACATGCGATTATTAATATTTGGTGGAAAATCATATGATTATATTCACTCAAAAACGACATGCGTTTAAGGTAAAATCCCTTAACCGATCACCAATGGGAGGAATTCTTACCTTCATAATAAGCATTCCCTTTTATCCAAATTCAAATATGGTGATAGCATCTGCTGCCATATTTACCTTAATGGCTGTAGTATTACTTGTCAGGGAAGCCAGCATTTCAGGCAGGTTCCTTTCACCCATAGGACCCCTGGCAATTTTGTTCTTTATTTTTAATCTGGTTGCAGTTAATTCCATACAATCAGGTAACGTTGCATATATATCACATGCTATAGGCTTTATTACAGGGCTTTTTTTTGGAGCAAACTGGAACAAGGAATGGAAAAAAAGCCTGGTGTTTACCTTTTTATTACTGGTACTTTATGTGATAGTGTATCATTTCCTGGTTGTGATCTATTTTGACTGATCTATTTGGATTTATCCACAACCAGCGTCGATCCCCCGTATGGTACAACTACGACCCGTGCATCCGGACCGTATTGTAATGCAGCAGATTCAAATGCTTCCTGAATACTTATCGCTGGCTTAAAATATGCTTTACTGGCAACCTCAGGCGTCAATTCAGACACCAGGTAAAGTTCGAACTCCTCTGCCAGCTTACCTATCAACGCTGCTTTATGTCCGCCCTGCATGAAGCTCTGGTTGAGCCGCCTTATGGCATCCTGCGGGCCCGATGTAGTATAGAGCCATTGCTCATACATCGTATCACCCAGTCCTTCATTGCACCGGACTACGAGAATGATAGACCCGCCCCGTTTCACTGCAGCCTTAACATGCTCCAGTGCCTTATGGGACTGGAACAGGTTGATATCTTTAGGCCACCGCCCCTGGGATACCACCACTATATCGGCCGTTTCTACCTCCTGTTTGTACATGGCATCTACCATAGCGGCCCCTGCCCTGTGTGCCTTTACTGGATGACCTGCCACCGCACCAACAATGTCCTTGTTCGTGTTCAGTATTACATTCAATATGAAATCCACGCCAACTATTTTTCCTGCTTCTTCCAGGTCTGCCCTCACCGGGCAGTCAGGATTACCGGGGGCTGTTTCCTGCTCGGTCATGAGGGCATGGTTGGTTTCGATGGAGAGGCGGGAACGAACTCCTGGTAGTACCGCCTTTAGCCCGCCGGTATATCCT of ANME-2 cluster archaeon contains these proteins:
- a CDS encoding rhomboid family intramembrane serine protease — protein: MGGILTFIISIPFYPNSNMVIASAAIFTLMAVVLLVREASISGRFLSPIGPLAILFFIFNLVAVNSIQSGNVAYISHAIGFITGLFFGANWNKEWKKSLVFTFLLLVLYVIVYHFLVVIYFD